The Asterias amurensis chromosome 16, ASM3211899v1 genomic sequence ACGTCGGATTTAACCGCAaatctccagaaccatgaaCGCCATGTAAAGTAATGTGAgatcaaaggtgattatgtcgGAACGTAAGTGTGACGCCAGATATTCAGGCTCAGGTTCCGATCAGCAATTCACTGGATTCGCAATTAACTGACACAAGAGGGCGTGTATTAGTGCAGTTGCTCGATCTGTAATGTTTTGATTTCTTTAAAACCtcataataaatgaaaacaaacttacCGTTAGGTATCATCATATTGGAGCCCGCGTAGTACCCAGTCCAAGCTTTTCCGTTGACATTGGACACTCCGTTAATCTCCGTCACTGTGTTCATTTGCATATCAAGAACCGCCCTTGAAGAAAATAAATGCACGCACAAATTACCATTCGAAATAAAACAATAGTATGTTGTGCATTATCGTCAAAGCATtactgtaatttaaaaaaacgtgtacacttaagatgtttaatttgccatgggaataaagaatattaatttgtgttttaccctAGCACCAATGTGTGTTCGCACTGTGTACAATAtgcctttggaaaaaaaatcgcaggcatattacttggtgggattcgaacccacgacctttgccaatctagagaAGTTGTCTTTACCAActatagaccaccgagatttccCGGTAGTTAAAGGCAGTTCGAATTCTATGTTTTAGCAACGGGAACCACaacgatttaaaaaaattgcaccTGGGATAAAGCTtgttaattttggttggtaCACTTACTTGACATAGATTGGTAACTGGTCATTTGCGTCTTGGAGAAGATCGAATGCCGTAGTACCAGTGGCTTGGATCAAAACAGGTCGGTTACAGACTTGTTCGAAGCTATTGTTGGTGTTTTCGCTTGAGAAGGTCAGGAACGCGACATTATACAATAGTGGCATGGTTGGAGCAATCACAGTTGGACCACCGCACGGACCTTGCATGAAGTAACAACAGCAAGGTCAACATCGATGTGTTAGTTTCAAATATCGGTCTCTCTAGGAAGAAACTAATAGTAAACTTTCGTGAACAAccatgtaaatctcttttgtgtgagtgttggctttgAGAAGAgacggtgtggtctcgacgtttcacagtagactctgctcgtcttcatcaAACGGCTGTACCTTCTCCTCTTATTGGTTGTAGTCGAAAGTTTACTATTATAATGTATACAGTTTCCTCATAATATtgtatccacaccatgcaaagcttcaaacaatacttaattcctgggcccaatttcataaagcctgtaagcatgaagtttctccctttgataaaaacaggattaccaaccaaatttccacgtttttaggataagcaaacaacagctgaataccagtgacaagcaatatgcaccaactggaaatttggtttgtaagcaTGTTTTAAACAAGGAAGATATTTCATGCTGAGCATATAAGGCAGAGTTGGAAGTGTACATCAATGAGGAACAATAGATCAATCAAGGAGACGTCACAGCGCTACGTTTAGAAAAtttccaaacttaaaaaaaggtAGTGGTGGCACTTTAAGACTAACTAATGTACATTAACCATGCATGGCTTTCATTGCAACAACTATTTCGATAGTTGCGGTGTTGTGCCAACGAAATTAAACTTGACATAGTCCTTACCAGTGTAGTTTGAATCATGACCAGCAGATGTATTTACGTACTGCCAGAGGTAAGCGCTTTCGCTAGTGATGTCAATAAAGTCAActcctgaaagaaaaaacaaaaaacagaatcGGATTCGTATCATGTGACATTAGATAAACCAATTGACAAAGATTATCAATACCATGTGATATTCGATCAACCAATGGACAAAGAGTATGAGTACCGTGTGACATTAAATCAACCAATGGACGAAAAGTATTAACACTATTGATATAAGATCAACCAATGGACAAAGACTATCAATATCACGTGACATAAGAGTACAATGGACAAAGTATCAATGCCGTGTGACATTACATCAACCAATGGAGGAAGAGTATTTATACCACGTGACATTATATCAAACAATGGACAAAGAGTACTAATATCACGTGGTATAAGGTCAACCAACGGACAAAGAACATGTGACATTAGTTCAACCAATGGACAAAGAGTATCAATACCATGTGACAATAGATCAATTAATGGCGCAATAGTATCAATATCACGTGACATTAGATCAACCATGGGAGAAAGAGTACCAACACCATGTGACATAAGATCAACCAATGGACAAAGAGTATCAATACCGCGTGACATTCGATCAACCAACGGAGAAAGCGTTTTAATATCAGGTGACATAGTCAACCAATAGACAACGAGTATCAATACTACATGAACCAATCGCTATGTATAAAGATAAGTCCAACTTACCCACTAGTGAAGACATCTTGGTTGCGTTTTCAAACAGCATCCAGTAAAACGGATCGTTTGAAGGAACATTATTGATTGACTCAATAAAGTGTCCGTAAGTTGGATCCACTGGACTGATTGTAAACCTGAAGGACATCAATtgcgatttaaaaaaaaaataatataatgtatAATTAATACAAAGAGGTACAAGCCGGGAAAATTGCGTCTAAAAAGCATAAATTTAAAGGGGAAATGTATGTCCGCGTGTTAGGGGTACACACCTGCTCACCGTTTACGTAAATAAGGTGATGTAGAATAATATATCACACTTTAGATGACTGCTGAAAATATTGAagatacacattcaaaccagtCACCTATAACAAAGGGGGGAAATAACTCCACGTTCGGCAAAGGTTCACGGTTGGAAACGTGTACAAAAGACAATTATgggaggtccacggttgcaggcgtaAACAAGCTTGAGTGCGTGTGTGGGTCTGTTTGTCTACATAGAATGGGTGTTTCATTCTTTGTTATTTCTCTTTCATTCcgttcttatttttatttttttatgtttgttcgCTTACATGAAATTGCTTCCTTGTTGTTGACTAGCAGCAAGCATTCCTTGATACAAAGTTGCCTTAACTGGCACCATGTACTGCATGCCACACAGCTGAAGAACGTTTTCGACACCATCAACGGATAGGTAAGAATTTACCAGCTGAACGTCCCCCATGCCTGAAGTCATATCCGCCGAGGGACAAAGGTTATCAACGTTGTCAGCTACAAACAGAAACAATTGTATACTTGTTACATTGTCGTTTCTTTGTCATAACCCTTCTCGAAAGAAAGCGTTTCATTTTCTCATGTAGGCACACATATCAGTCGAAAGCTCACAGAtcaaaaacacatattttactCAAGTATCATTTTAGTATATTTTTTAactttaaaggccctggacactattactcaaaatagttgttgacataaaaataaatacttgaTTAAAAGCAATTGAGAGATGTTAAGAGTATCAGACATTATGAggaacggttccctctgaagtgacgtatagctGAAgaagttatttattactaaacgaaaattgatttgatttcgaaacctctgTTCGagtcccgaaatcaaacatctaaaagcacacaacttcgacgaccaattgcgctcaaattttcactggtttgatattttatgcatatgtttagacacacaaagtgagaagactggttttgacaattaccaaaggtgcccagtgtgTATTTAAACAGAGGAGTGGTGGTGGATAAGTATAGTGGTTTATTGTTTTCTGACGAAAGATAATTATAACATCTAGCCATGGTGCCCCACACTTACCTAAGGTATCTGCAAAAAGAAGAGCAAACACCACAACCATCTTGGTATAAAGTTGAAGAAGCCCCATCATCAATTGAGTCGTAGCTTTAGGAAGACTGATGATGATTTGACAGAATAAACTGATTAAATTGATCAGTGATCAAGTGGTAGTTATATTCTTAGAAGTaaagttaactatacaaccGCTCACAATGCACGTCCGGGGGGAAATGAACATGGAATAGTTTTGTAGGGCGTTTTTATATACCTGCTGTAAAGGTGATTCAAGGGGAAAATCCCACATCATTGTAATATACAACGACTGTTTTCAGTACAcaaagatggcgcgggttacggcTTTAAAGGTATAGATGGCTACTTACCCGTCATCGGTTGTCGGTCGGTCCGTTCGTTTCGCTTCgttgggtcgaccccggtctgccttTGGTGcatgcgttcgaatagctttgacgtcattccagaggctcacccgggtcagccccggGGGCTAGGGCGAGAGTGGTCGTTCGATTAGAGGTAAGGGTAGCCTGAAAGTCTGAAAACATTCTTCAAGGCTCGATTTGCAAAACCGGCGTGTcatttgacctctgacctctgtcATTTCACacagatacgcagtcaaattctattgcggacttgagagcagtgactatttctGCATCTTATATTTCACTGCACGTTCAGTGTATCCAATGGGAAACGCTGGATCTAGCGGGATAGTTAAAGAGGCCGTTAAAGGTCCAGTGTGGCACATGTACACTTAAAGAGGTCATTCATAATCCCCGGGGACACATAGGTATTTAAAGCGACTATTCAAAATCCAGGGGGTCACATGGATATTTAAAGAGGCCATTCAAAATCCAATAtgttttccctctttttttatttaaccaTAATTCAAATAagtactgttttttttagcaTACTTTTTACAAAAACCGCTATGCACTTATCATTAGTTagtaaccatttttttttcaagttctaATGAAGTCTGCCCTCGCATTATATATACCACTAGGTAAAGAGAAGTAATTGAAACATCAAACTCAAAGACAGAAGTGTCATAATTGGAATTTGGACCCATACTCCGATGACTTTGTAATCACCAGAACTTAACTGATTCtctaaccactcggccatgtaataattattgttaatatttcaaTAAAGTTTCATTTGGTAACTTAACTACATGCAAAACGACTTTGTTCGAGTGTCAATTAACTATAAGTCATAATACATAAAATGTCAACttgatgtgtacatgtagtccttaacaggttcacaattaactatgttttttttattttttgcctttttcggtaatatatagcaaattttcttgaagatgttttcaaagtgttgaaattatgctgtttttctccataaaatatttttgggagaacaaactcagtatcgggtgcacaaacttagcaaataaaaaggagggttagatttgtttatcctttggtgctcaaatcaagctgaaaagtggaagggataaatttgtttatcctttgctgctcaaaaccaACCAAAAAGTAGGAGGGGTAGATTTGTTTATCCCTTGAAACTCAAACGCGTCAAAATGTGCGATATGTTGTAACAAATAAGTGgaatttatctatttttaaaacgtaagcatagcaaaattagattgattcgtaaaatctacagcatgtttttcacgatttgatggaaaaaaaatggtaaaacaaaaacttattgcTTTAAAATTCTGTTTCGAGAGCAATTCTCAGACCATAATGAAAATTGTAAGATACTTGACAAAtaaccaaaaataaacaggttcacaattaaataaacaatttttagtTTTGTACTGTTTTTGGTTATAAATAGCaacttttcttgaagatgttttcaaaatgttaaaactatactgtttttctccataaaataccGTTGGGAGAACAAAGTCAATATCGGGAGCACAAACTTAGCCAAAAAGAGGAGGGATCCGGATGGGGCACAAGGATATTTAAGGAGGGCATTCAAAATCCAGGGGATACATTAATAGTTATAGAGGCCATTCAAAATACAGAGGGTCCGGATGGGGCACAAGGATAAGGAAGGCTATCCAGCTAGCTAGGGACACATGGATATTCAAAGATGCAATTCAAAATCCAGGGGGACAAATGGTTTTTTAAAGAGGCCATTCAAAATACAGGGGGGGCACAAGGATATTTAAAGAAGCTATTCAAAATCCAGGGGACACATGTATACTATAAGAGGCCATTCAAAATCCAGGGGACACGTGAACACCTAAAGAGGCCATTCAACATTCAGGGCGGACACATGGATATTTAAAGAGGCAATTCAAAATCCAGGGGGCCACATGGATATTTAAAGAGGCCATTCAAAATCCAGGGGGCACTTGGATATTTAAAGAGGCTACTAAAAACCTTATTTGACCTTTGACTTGGAACGGGTAGGGGTTACAGTGTGTAATATTCCGATAAGGAAAAGAGAAAAGTATTCATTTCTTAGGATCATCACAGCAAGCTTAGTGTTTTAATCTGCTCTGTCTACAAACTGTTAATTTAAGATATTTACATGAATTTAAATACCGGTATTGGTATTTTGTAACTTAATTACCAATGCAAAACGATGTTTTTCAAATGTTAATTAACTGTAAGTCATATATAATAAAATGTTGATGTATAAATGTTGACctcaattttaaaaactttgataACTTGAAACCTTAAACTTTGGAATCTTAAAAGAAAACCGTGAAAaaattttttagtttaaaagcTTATTTGAAGCTTAGCGATTTCACTTTCCTTTTAGTACATTTATATGAAAATGTTCAGAATTTGGGTTTGCCTATATCGTGTGATGTGTTCAAGCAGtggtcacctttggtaattgtcaaagaccagtcgtgtatctaaacatgcttattaacaaacatgtgaaatttttagttcaatggtcgttgaagttgcaagagaataatggaagaaaaacaccctgcttgtcgcacgaagttatgtgctttcagatgcttgaattcgggaccccagctgaggtctcaaaatcaattcaaatattttgatgtGTGAAATtattcctttctcaaaaactacgatacttcagagggggctgtctctcaaaatgttttatactaccaaaagctctcctttgcttgttattattattattattattattattattattattattattattattattattattattattattattattattattattattattattattattattattattattattattattattattattattattattattattattattattattattattattattattattattatttattcggcataaaaCACATAGTACAAACATATACagttcaaaacaaaagccagggacATATTCCTGTATCTTTGGCCATTATATTAAAAgtctataattatttacaattaatCTATAAAGACATTAAGAATATTAAGACAAAAACAGAAAGATAATTAAAAGCAGGGACgcaaaatgagtaaaaatgcaaaatagcCACACCCCCTCCCATCAAGCAAGTAATAAACTTAACCAGCAATAAAGAAACATAAGAATGAAAAATTGGCAAGAAAGGTTTAAAACGGTTCCTctaacagtttaaaaaaagttatatacAACTATCAGACAATGACTATCCTTTATTGATCTACTCAGTGAGGGTGCCGTTTCagtcttgtgacgtcatatgcaagaGGTTTTTGCAAAGCACAAAATTAAAGGAAGCTGTAGGACGAATCTAACCCTAAATGCAATGATAAGaattgtaattttgtaaaaacatttgatATTAAATATCTAAGGAATAAAAATAACCTTTAATGACTTGATTTATGATCAGTCTAAGCTTCGTAGAGGATGTCTTTTAAAAGAATACATTTTCAAAATACCACTACTCAATTATTATAGAAATAACAACCAAAATTGTGTAGCTACATAAAATTCCTTTTTGTTACAATTTTGTCAATTAATTTATACAATTCCATTCAATTGAACATTCGAAATGAGATATTTCATGTATATACCCAAATCTTCCTACCTGGGATTTACTTTTTACATCAAAGGCATCACCGTTGTCAACAACATCACTGCATAAAGCAGGATGCTGCGTTGACCAGCAGAGGGCGCCCCAACATTTACAGGATCATTTTCACCATCCACTTCTTCATAACGGAAGACGACATGATCCCCATTGCTGACATTCGTCATCGCCAGATCTatgaagcaaaaacaaaacaaactgtatattatttcatgtgACATGTTATGacaatgtttacaaaatgcGTTTCAAAGACCTATTCGCATTAAAACATCCATTGCGCACGCACTTActattgaatgaggtgcatgctggtctagtctagttccctgaccaaagattccttgacgtctcttgttaaaaatcttaggtcaggtatcatccacggttaaaaatagagcatgacgcaacttgtcagggtcgggggtcaaaggtgattatgtatGACGCCAGATA encodes the following:
- the LOC139949144 gene encoding uncharacterized protein; the protein is MMGLLQRYTKIMKMVVVFALHLFADTLADNVDDLCPSADMTSGKLVTSHLSVHGVENVLPLCGMQYIVPVMATLYQGMLAASQQQGSNFMFTTSVHPTDGHKIESINNVYSVDPFEWVLFDYTTKMPSKEGVDFIEVTSESAYLWQYVNTSAGYDLNYTGPCGGPSTIAFLTVSSENTNDAFEQVCSRPILIQATGPTAFTLLQDAHDQLPIYVKAVLDMQMNTVTEINGVPNVKGKAWTGYYAGSNMMIPNDLAMTNVSNGDHVVFRYEEVDGENDPVNVGAPSAGQRSILLYAVMLLTTVMPLILINLISLFCQIIISLPKATTQLMMGLLQLYTKMVVVFALLFADTLADNVDNLCPSADMTSGMGDVQLVNSYLSVDGVENVLQLCGMQYMVPVKATLYQGMLAASQQQGSNFMFTISPVDPTYGHFIESINNVPSNDPFYWMLFENATKMSSLVGVDFIDITSESAYLWQYVNTSAGHDSNYTGPCGGPTVIAPTMPLLYNVAFLTFSSENTNNSFEQVCNRPVLIQATGTTAFDLLQDANDQLPIYVKAVLDMQMNTVTEINGVSNVNGKAWTGYYAGSNMMIPNDLAMTNVSNGDHVVFRYEEVDGENEEVDGENEEVDGENEEVDGENEEVDGENDPVNVGAPSAGQHIILLYAVMLLTTVMPLI